A stretch of Roseovarius sp. M141 DNA encodes these proteins:
- a CDS encoding ABC transporter permease codes for MASYILNRLGQSLVLLIIVSMIGFGVLHLTPGGPLSQYALTPGMTQETLDRISEQMGLNRPLPIQYLEWAWRLLQGDWGTSYRDNQPVLTVIGRHLFATFLLMGTSTVISIAIGTWIGIRGATHRYSTFDYTATIGAMIALSIPTFWFGLVGIYLFSLKLGWLPAGNMYTIGDQSVLDYLHHLIMPSLVLALVNIAIWSRYMRTSTLDVINQDFVKTARAKGASERRVLMKHVVGNALLPMITLAGMQLPNLLSGALVTETVFTWPGMGRLFLDSLGYSDYPVVMGLLMFSAILVLVGNLIADLVAAAIDPRIRLS; via the coding sequence ATGGCCAGTTACATTCTGAACCGCCTTGGACAGAGCCTCGTTCTGCTGATCATCGTGTCGATGATCGGGTTCGGCGTGCTGCACCTGACCCCCGGCGGGCCGCTTTCGCAATATGCGCTGACGCCGGGCATGACGCAGGAAACGTTGGACCGGATTTCGGAGCAGATGGGCCTGAACCGCCCCCTGCCGATCCAGTATCTCGAATGGGCCTGGCGGTTGCTGCAGGGGGATTGGGGCACGTCCTATCGCGACAACCAGCCGGTTCTGACCGTCATCGGGCGGCACCTTTTCGCAACGTTCCTGTTGATGGGAACGTCAACGGTCATCTCTATCGCGATTGGGACGTGGATCGGCATTCGCGGCGCGACGCACCGTTATTCCACCTTTGACTATACCGCCACGATCGGCGCGATGATCGCGCTTTCGATCCCGACATTCTGGTTCGGTCTGGTCGGGATATATCTGTTTTCACTGAAACTCGGCTGGCTGCCTGCGGGCAATATGTACACCATCGGCGATCAATCGGTTCTCGATTACCTGCATCATCTGATCATGCCCAGTCTGGTGCTGGCGCTGGTGAATATCGCAATCTGGAGCAGGTACATGCGCACCTCGACGCTGGACGTGATCAATCAGGATTTCGTCAAGACAGCCCGCGCCAAAGGCGCGAGCGAACGCCGGGTGCTGATGAAGCATGTGGTTGGCAACGCCCTGCTGCCGATGATCACCCTTGCGGGGATGCAATTGCCCAACCTGCTGAGCGGCGCCCTGGTGACCGAGACCGTGTTCACCTGGCCCGGCATGGGGCGGCTGTTTCTCGACAGTCTTGGCTACAGCGACTACCCGGTTGTCATGGGCCTTCTGATGTTTTCCGCCATCCTCGTTCTTGTGGGCAATCTGATCGCAGATCTGGTTGCCGCCGCAATCGATCCGCGAATCCGTCTTAGCTGA
- a CDS encoding LysR family transcriptional regulator: MPYVESLKVFVRVVELGSITAGGRDLRLTPAVASNRIKELERRLDVRLFNRTTRKLSPTDVGQTFYEHARQVVQSIEDAEAAISGYSQTPHGTVQVTAPLGVGKRLIAPLIPEFVDMYPDVSVRLRLSDRKVDLLEDGLDLALFIGQPPDSNLKLRKIMDTPRVLCAAPSYLEKRGVPENPDDLRRHNCLLLRYPRSPEWFWTLSTSEGPKRMDVSGSYDSDDGDVLTGWACAGRGIINKPRFDVIELLKSGELVEVLAQTPPEQAMFGCLYPHRRLQDNKVRLFINFLLGRCREKLLQA; the protein is encoded by the coding sequence ATGCCCTATGTTGAAAGCCTGAAAGTGTTCGTGAGGGTGGTTGAACTCGGTAGCATCACAGCCGGCGGACGCGATCTGCGCCTGACACCGGCCGTCGCCAGCAATCGCATCAAGGAACTGGAACGCCGGTTGGATGTGCGCCTCTTTAACCGCACGACCCGCAAACTGTCGCCAACGGATGTGGGTCAGACGTTCTATGAACATGCACGCCAGGTCGTTCAATCCATCGAGGACGCTGAGGCTGCTATTTCCGGGTATTCCCAAACGCCGCACGGCACCGTGCAGGTGACAGCGCCCCTTGGCGTGGGAAAGCGTCTGATCGCACCGCTCATTCCTGAATTTGTGGACATGTATCCGGATGTATCCGTGCGCTTGCGGCTGTCGGACCGCAAGGTCGACCTTCTGGAAGACGGTCTGGATCTCGCACTGTTCATCGGGCAGCCACCGGATTCAAATCTGAAGTTACGCAAAATTATGGACACACCGCGCGTCTTATGTGCTGCGCCTTCTTACCTTGAAAAACGTGGCGTCCCGGAAAACCCCGATGACCTGCGCCGCCACAATTGTCTGTTGTTGCGATACCCGCGTTCGCCCGAATGGTTCTGGACCCTGTCAACTTCGGAAGGGCCAAAGCGGATGGATGTGTCTGGCAGCTACGATTCCGATGACGGTGATGTGCTGACGGGCTGGGCCTGCGCAGGACGGGGCATTATCAACAAGCCGCGTTTTGACGTCATCGAACTCCTTAAGAGTGGAGAACTCGTCGAAGTGCTTGCCCAAACCCCTCCCGAGCAAGCAATGTTCGGATGTCTTTATCCACACCGGCGTCTCCAGGACAACAAGGTCCGGCTGTTCATTAATTTCCTGTTAGGGCGGTGCCGCGAAAAGCTGTTACAGGCGTGA
- a CDS encoding M20/M25/M40 family metallo-hydrolase, with the protein MPIGSVLDRIDADLPAAIDRLMGLLRIQPISTGPAYKAECAATADWLVADLQSLGATAEKRSTPGHPMVVGHVGESGPQLLFYGHYDVQPVDPLDLWNSPPFEPEIEDIPNGRVIRGRGAADDKGQLMTFVEACRAWKAERGALPCRITFFFEGDKESGSPSLIAFMKATVKELTCDIALICDTSMVSPGVPSIASQLRGVCKLEFTVTGPDIDLHSGRYGGPGLNPLREMSRIIASLHDETGRVAVDGFLRGRTRGSRRSAFPVEELGL; encoded by the coding sequence ATGCCCATTGGTTCCGTTCTGGACCGGATAGATGCAGACCTGCCCGCCGCGATTGATCGCCTGATGGGTCTGCTACGCATCCAACCCATCTCGACCGGCCCTGCCTACAAGGCCGAATGCGCTGCGACCGCCGATTGGCTGGTGGCGGATCTGCAATCGCTGGGCGCCACCGCCGAAAAGAGGTCTACACCGGGCCATCCCATGGTTGTCGGCCATGTCGGAGAGAGCGGGCCGCAGCTTTTGTTTTATGGTCACTATGATGTGCAGCCCGTCGATCCGCTCGATCTGTGGAACTCCCCACCTTTCGAGCCCGAGATTGAAGATATCCCCAACGGCCGCGTCATCCGCGGTCGTGGCGCCGCGGATGACAAGGGTCAATTGATGACTTTTGTCGAAGCCTGCCGTGCCTGGAAGGCGGAGCGTGGCGCGCTTCCCTGCCGCATCACGTTTTTCTTTGAGGGCGATAAAGAATCCGGCTCCCCTTCGCTCATCGCCTTCATGAAAGCCACCGTCAAGGAGCTTACCTGCGACATCGCCCTCATCTGTGACACGTCCATGGTCTCTCCGGGTGTGCCGTCCATCGCCTCGCAATTGCGCGGAGTGTGCAAGCTGGAATTCACAGTCACCGGCCCCGACATCGATCTGCACTCAGGCCGCTACGGTGGCCCCGGCCTCAACCCTCTGCGCGAGATGTCCCGCATCATCGCGTCCTTGCACGATGAAACGGGCCGTGTCGCGGTGGATGGGTTTTTACGAGGGCGTACAAGAGGTTCCCGCCGATCTGCTTTCCCAGTGGAAGAACTCGGGCTTTGA
- a CDS encoding MurR/RpiR family transcriptional regulator — MLQSESLSDRIIARFDAMSPQLQLAARHVLENPQEVALVSMRRLARSAGVQPATMTRLAQFLGLTGYEDIRAHYSEAIRLRADGFAARARERDTAAPGAQGGLAQQMLQGLASQVARLSEPQSLARLQAVADHLIRADKIYVLGLRSCHSVAWHFHYVMTLLGEKTVHLDGPA, encoded by the coding sequence ATGTTGCAAAGCGAGTCCCTGAGCGACAGGATCATTGCCCGATTCGACGCCATGTCGCCGCAACTGCAACTGGCAGCGCGGCATGTGCTGGAAAACCCGCAGGAGGTGGCCCTGGTCTCGATGAGGCGGCTGGCGCGCAGTGCCGGGGTGCAACCTGCCACGATGACGCGCCTGGCTCAATTCCTTGGGCTGACAGGGTATGAGGACATCCGCGCCCATTATTCCGAGGCAATCCGGCTTCGCGCCGATGGCTTTGCCGCGCGGGCGAGGGAGCGCGATACTGCTGCGCCCGGCGCTCAGGGCGGGCTGGCCCAGCAGATGCTCCAAGGCCTCGCGTCTCAGGTCGCGCGGTTAAGCGAGCCGCAATCGCTTGCCCGGCTGCAAGCGGTGGCTGACCACCTGATCCGCGCCGACAAGATCTATGTGCTTGGGCTGCGCTCCTGTCACTCGGTGGCGTGGCATTTCCACTATGTCATGACGCTTTTGGGCGAAAAGACCGTTCATCTTGACGGCCCTGCTTAA
- a CDS encoding FAD-binding oxidoreductase, with protein MPREHRPLKTTPYWWEDAPVQPLPEVPLEQKVDVAIVGAGYTGLSAALTLVRAGRSVAVFDRQHPGEGASSRNGGITSGNIRLDHATLLRKFGNDRTIAIEAEGKLARQHLYDLIAGEGIDCDLQPVGRFTGTLGAEDYDSNARSAEHLHRTLGIESFAVPRSEQRDYIGSDYFHGGTVRMDISGLHPAKFIAELLRLVQAAGITVYADTAVEKIEQDASGYSVTTARGKLSARQVMICTNGYTDRMDPWLRRRIVPVRSRMIATAVLPADLMAELTPKRMMMCDTRTLGFYFRPSPDGRRILFGGRDGTNLDDPTKPVAYLRENMLSIFPQLDQTPITHTWFGHVAMQRDMIPRIFERDGMIYATGFCGSGVVWAPWIARKAAQKLLGNANEAPSAFDFRAPAPVPFYNGKPWFMPFFMAQYRMRDRIKMRRAGR; from the coding sequence ATGCCCCGCGAACACCGCCCCCTCAAGACCACCCCCTATTGGTGGGAGGACGCCCCGGTGCAGCCCCTGCCAGAGGTGCCGCTGGAGCAGAAGGTTGACGTCGCCATCGTGGGCGCGGGATATACCGGCCTGAGCGCCGCGTTGACGCTGGTGCGCGCGGGCCGGTCTGTCGCGGTCTTCGACCGCCAGCACCCCGGCGAAGGCGCGTCGTCGCGCAATGGCGGCATTACCAGTGGCAATATCCGGCTGGACCACGCGACCCTGCTGCGAAAATTCGGCAATGACCGCACAATCGCCATCGAGGCGGAAGGAAAGCTGGCGCGCCAGCATCTGTATGATCTGATCGCGGGCGAAGGCATCGATTGTGACCTACAGCCCGTTGGCCGCTTCACCGGCACGCTCGGGGCTGAGGATTACGACAGCAACGCGCGTAGCGCCGAACATCTGCATCGCACATTGGGCATTGAATCCTTCGCCGTGCCACGTAGCGAGCAGCGCGACTATATCGGTAGTGATTATTTCCATGGCGGCACGGTCCGCATGGATATCAGCGGGCTTCATCCGGCGAAATTCATCGCGGAATTACTGCGCTTGGTTCAGGCCGCCGGGATTACCGTCTACGCCGATACGGCCGTTGAAAAAATTGAACAGGACGCCAGCGGATACAGCGTCACCACCGCGCGCGGCAAGCTGAGCGCGCGGCAGGTGATGATTTGCACCAACGGCTATACTGACCGGATGGACCCGTGGCTGCGCCGACGCATCGTGCCCGTTCGCAGCCGCATGATCGCAACCGCAGTGCTGCCCGCAGATCTGATGGCTGAGCTCACGCCCAAACGCATGATGATGTGCGACACGCGTACGCTGGGTTTCTATTTCCGTCCATCGCCTGACGGCAGGCGGATTCTGTTTGGTGGGCGCGACGGGACCAATCTCGACGATCCGACCAAACCGGTCGCGTATCTGCGCGAGAATATGCTGTCCATTTTTCCGCAGCTGGATCAGACGCCGATCACCCATACCTGGTTTGGCCACGTCGCCATGCAGCGCGACATGATCCCGCGCATTTTCGAACGCGACGGCATGATTTATGCGACCGGGTTTTGCGGGTCAGGCGTGGTCTGGGCGCCGTGGATCGCACGCAAGGCCGCGCAAAAGCTGCTGGGAAACGCGAACGAGGCACCGTCAGCCTTTGATTTCCGCGCACCCGCACCGGTACCGTTTTACAACGGCAAGCCGTGGTTCATGCCCTTCTTCATGGCGCAATACAGGATGCGGGACCGTATAAAAATGCGCCGTGCAGGGCGATGA
- a CDS encoding peptidase dimerization domain-containing protein, giving the protein MGAPNAGNQRSMGGNQGDGSKTVIPSQAHCKITCRLVGDMDPAHVRESIRAHIEARLLTDAKITWSKMSGGSRAAVMDISRPEFSAARSALTEEWNRAAVFCGMGGSIPIAGFLKEILGVEAMLIADDAIQSSNEKYDVGGFHKGIRSWVRVLDALTKI; this is encoded by the coding sequence ATGGGCGCGCCCAACGCTGGAAATCAACGGTCTATGGGGGGCAATCAGGGGGACGGGTCCAAAACCGTGATTCCTTCGCAGGCGCATTGCAAGATCACCTGTCGCCTTGTCGGTGACATGGATCCGGCCCATGTACGCGAGTCGATCCGCGCCCATATCGAAGCGCGGCTTTTAACGGACGCCAAGATCACATGGAGCAAAATGTCAGGAGGCTCCCGCGCCGCCGTGATGGACATTTCCCGGCCCGAATTCTCTGCCGCTCGCAGCGCGTTGACCGAGGAATGGAACCGCGCCGCCGTGTTCTGCGGCATGGGCGGCTCAATTCCCATCGCCGGTTTCTTAAAGGAGATTTTGGGGGTGGAGGCCATGCTCATCGCCGATGACGCTATCCAATCCTCCAACGAAAAATACGACGTGGGGGGCTTTCACAAAGGTATCCGCAGTTGGGTTCGCGTACTGGACGCTTTGACAAAGATCTAG
- a CDS encoding peptide ABC transporter substrate-binding protein: MTFAKPTRRQTLGMLAATGLLAPNLLGKPGFAAAPETPTGQIVVGFSQEPTVFNPLMPRAEVDEGVMLSIFDALIRVNPEGESVPILAAEVPSVENGGISEDGLQWRIKLRDDVKWHDGEPFTAEDVKFTLELIVDPDFRSWRTLGHNLVRDITVVSPTEITWRMDEPFAPYMSILAETMILPKHILEPEADRNTAPFNQAPVGTGAFKWGKRIAGDHIELVANPDYFREGPYIERLIYKYIPDLTVLYTQFKSGDIDIIGLQYISPDNYAEAKDLPGRVVTVVPTSSIECILFNMERPQLQDKAVREALYAALDKQTIIDALYYGLPTPTESYLPQQSYYYNPALPTHEYNLETAAKLLDDAGWAPGADGIREKDGVKLSFSNSTTSGNHLREQAQQFIQQSLAQIGVELTIENLPPAVMWGEYWTNSKFDSVIVGLVFTSGTDPDVTARFHSGEIPAKSGRGSNNAQYENPELDELLEEGVQIFDPVARKEVYMKVQEVIRDDLVILPIFQYATVRGRKDGIEGVVPNINVKIDTWNAAAYYWDE; encoded by the coding sequence ATGACATTTGCAAAACCGACACGGCGCCAGACACTTGGGATGCTTGCTGCGACTGGGCTTTTGGCCCCCAACCTGCTGGGTAAACCCGGCTTTGCCGCTGCCCCGGAAACCCCCACGGGTCAGATCGTCGTCGGCTTCAGCCAGGAGCCGACGGTGTTCAACCCGCTGATGCCGCGCGCCGAGGTGGATGAAGGCGTGATGCTGTCGATCTTCGATGCGCTGATCAGGGTCAACCCCGAGGGCGAGTCCGTCCCCATTCTGGCCGCCGAGGTGCCGTCCGTCGAAAATGGCGGCATTTCCGAGGATGGCCTGCAATGGCGGATCAAGCTACGCGACGATGTGAAATGGCATGACGGCGAACCCTTTACCGCCGAGGATGTGAAATTCACGCTAGAGCTGATCGTCGATCCCGATTTCCGCAGCTGGCGGACTCTGGGGCACAATCTGGTGCGCGATATCACCGTCGTTTCCCCGACCGAAATCACGTGGCGGATGGACGAACCCTTCGCGCCCTACATGTCGATCCTTGCCGAGACGATGATCTTGCCCAAGCATATTCTGGAGCCCGAGGCCGACCGCAACACCGCACCGTTCAATCAGGCGCCCGTCGGCACCGGGGCGTTCAAGTGGGGCAAGCGGATCGCGGGCGATCACATCGAACTGGTGGCCAACCCGGACTATTTCAGGGAGGGGCCGTATATCGAGCGGCTGATCTACAAGTACATCCCCGATCTGACCGTTCTTTATACCCAGTTCAAAAGCGGCGACATCGACATCATTGGTCTGCAGTACATTTCCCCCGACAACTATGCCGAGGCCAAGGATCTGCCGGGCAGGGTGGTGACGGTCGTGCCCACCTCAAGCATTGAATGCATCCTGTTCAACATGGAGCGCCCGCAGCTTCAGGACAAAGCGGTGCGCGAGGCGCTGTATGCCGCGCTGGATAAGCAGACCATCATCGATGCGCTTTACTACGGCCTGCCCACGCCGACCGAAAGCTACCTGCCGCAGCAGTCCTACTACTACAACCCGGCCCTGCCCACGCATGAGTATAATCTGGAGACGGCAGCCAAGCTTCTGGATGACGCAGGCTGGGCGCCGGGGGCCGACGGCATCCGCGAAAAGGATGGTGTGAAGCTGTCATTCAGCAATTCGACGACGTCGGGCAACCATCTGCGCGAACAGGCGCAACAATTCATCCAGCAGTCGCTGGCCCAGATCGGCGTCGAGCTGACGATTGAAAACCTGCCGCCTGCGGTCATGTGGGGGGAATACTGGACCAATTCCAAGTTCGATTCGGTGATTGTCGGCCTGGTGTTCACCAGCGGAACCGATCCCGATGTGACGGCGCGTTTCCATTCCGGGGAAATCCCGGCCAAAAGCGGGCGCGGATCGAACAATGCGCAGTACGAGAACCCCGAACTGGATGAACTGCTCGAAGAGGGCGTACAGATTTTTGATCCCGTGGCGCGCAAGGAAGTCTACATGAAGGTGCAGGAAGTGATCCGTGACGATCTGGTGATCCTCCCGATCTTCCAATACGCGACAGTGCGCGGCCGCAAAGACGGCATCGAGGGCGTCGTTCCGAACATCAACGTCAAGATCGATACCTGGAATGCCGCCGCCTACTACTGGGACGAATAA
- a CDS encoding cupin domain-containing protein: MTDHDTSESTDDADHKIGATFRRLRQDRGMSLRELADMSGVSVGMISQIERDLANPSMRVLTALRRALNIPMQSMFNDDPAEGADNPPFVRRAARRPHIDLGPLQKELLTSGGNHNLQIMILTIAPGGTSGQTALSYPAEKGGLVLEGELTLSVDNCDARLAEGDSFVFDSALSHGFRNDSDRPARILWVIGAVQFDRHL, from the coding sequence ATGACAGATCACGACACGTCCGAATCCACCGATGACGCTGACCACAAGATTGGGGCCACGTTCCGCAGGTTGCGGCAGGACCGGGGCATGTCCCTGCGGGAGTTGGCCGACATGTCCGGTGTGTCGGTCGGAATGATCAGCCAGATCGAGCGCGATCTGGCCAATCCGTCGATGCGGGTTCTGACGGCGCTGCGCCGCGCCCTGAACATTCCGATGCAGTCGATGTTCAATGACGACCCGGCGGAAGGAGCCGACAATCCCCCCTTCGTGCGCCGGGCCGCAAGGCGGCCGCATATTGACCTTGGTCCATTGCAAAAGGAATTGCTGACGTCAGGCGGCAACCACAATCTTCAGATTATGATCCTGACCATCGCGCCGGGCGGTACGTCGGGCCAGACCGCGCTGAGCTATCCCGCGGAGAAGGGCGGCCTTGTGCTGGAGGGTGAGTTGACCCTGAGCGTGGACAATTGCGATGCGCGGCTGGCGGAGGGGGACAGCTTTGTTTTCGACAGCGCGCTATCGCATGGATTTCGCAACGACAGCGACCGACCTGCACGGATCCTCTGGGTCATCGGCGCAGTGCAGTTCGACCGGCATCTTTAA
- a CDS encoding ABC transporter permease, whose protein sequence is MNATQIAPPAHHWWNSRGMKRFARHRLAMVGLAMLLILTLACVFGPYLLAFDELYIDLAARFSPPFTGQHYLGTDPLGRDLAARLLMAGRISLLVGFFAMVISTVIGTVIGVVAGYYGGKVNSVLMRFVDAFLAFPSIFLLLALAAFIKPSPIMITVIIAITSWMEIARIVESEVKSLRERDFVMAGRMLGLSNAHIMFRELLPNIVGPIIVAATLTVARAILLEAYISFLGYGIQAPLPSWGNMLNGAQQYLATAPWLAIIPGITITIAVTSFNFIGDGLRDALDVRTDPT, encoded by the coding sequence ATGAACGCCACCCAGATCGCCCCTCCCGCCCATCACTGGTGGAATAGCCGTGGCATGAAGCGCTTTGCGCGGCACCGGTTGGCGATGGTCGGTCTTGCCATGCTTTTGATACTGACGCTGGCCTGTGTGTTCGGCCCTTACCTTCTGGCCTTTGACGAGCTTTATATCGATCTGGCGGCGCGTTTCTCCCCTCCGTTCACCGGCCAGCATTATCTGGGCACTGATCCGCTGGGCCGTGATCTGGCGGCGCGTCTGCTGATGGCCGGGCGCATATCTTTGCTGGTCGGGTTCTTTGCGATGGTTATTTCAACCGTGATCGGAACTGTCATCGGTGTCGTCGCAGGTTATTACGGCGGCAAGGTGAATTCAGTCCTGATGCGTTTCGTCGATGCGTTCCTGGCCTTCCCGTCGATCTTCCTGCTGCTGGCACTGGCCGCTTTCATCAAGCCCAGCCCGATCATGATCACCGTCATCATCGCAATCACCAGCTGGATGGAGATCGCCCGCATCGTGGAGTCCGAGGTGAAATCCCTGCGAGAGCGGGATTTTGTCATGGCTGGGCGGATGCTGGGCCTTAGCAACGCGCATATCATGTTCCGTGAATTGCTGCCCAATATCGTCGGCCCGATCATCGTTGCGGCAACGCTGACCGTGGCCCGCGCGATATTATTGGAAGCCTATATCAGTTTTCTGGGCTATGGAATTCAGGCCCCGCTTCCAAGTTGGGGCAACATGCTCAACGGAGCGCAGCAATATCTGGCCACCGCGCCCTGGCTGGCAATCATTCCCGGCATCACCATCACCATTGCCGTGACCAGCTTCAATTTCATCGGTGACGGGCTGCGCGACGCGCTTGACGTGCGCACCGATCCAACCTGA
- a CDS encoding MurR/RpiR family transcriptional regulator, with the protein MRSDAQDVLLAISVSPYCVQTLELADLARAKGMTVVSITDSEVSPLIAISEVSILFSIESQTFFHTLTPALAISEVLCGLIADNDRHAALDALQRADRHLQMLKTYANTIPHRRI; encoded by the coding sequence TTGCGGTCAGATGCGCAGGATGTTCTACTTGCGATCTCGGTCAGTCCCTATTGCGTCCAGACGCTTGAACTGGCCGATCTGGCGCGCGCAAAGGGCATGACTGTCGTCTCCATCACCGACAGCGAAGTTTCCCCCCTCATCGCCATTTCCGAAGTGTCCATCCTGTTCTCGATCGAGAGCCAGACGTTTTTCCACACGCTGACCCCCGCCCTTGCAATCTCGGAAGTATTGTGCGGGCTGATTGCGGACAACGACCGGCACGCGGCGCTGGACGCGCTACAGCGGGCGGACCGGCATCTGCAAATGCTCAAAACCTACGCCAACACGATCCCGCACCGCAGGATTTGA
- a CDS encoding ABC transporter ATP-binding protein translates to MRVNPQGDSGDAVLSVRNLTVDLPRGMERRHAVKDVSFDLPRGQILCVIGESGSGKSVTANAVMGLLPSVIDVSSGQIMFEGRDLLKEDAAGLRELRGRVVSMIFQDPLSALNPLMTVGDQVIEVMAVHDEGTPQSQAARALELLEEVGLPEPKLMMDQYPFRLSGGQRQRVMIAMALALEPTILIADEPTTALDVTTQAQILELIRDIQRRKGMSVMFITHDFGVVAEIADRVIVMEKGLIVEQASADELFGAPQHSYTKRLIAAVPGLRNSDRGAGTAQVDDDTVLTVEGLNKTYRSGGGWFSKERVVVAVQDANFVLRKGRTLGVVGESGSGKTSLGRLLIKLMESDSGKMIYRGTDIAPMKESEFRPMRPKIQMIFQDPFASLNPRSTIGHIITVGPIAQGMGRAEARKKAMQILERVGLDAGAYGRYPHEFSGGQRQRVGIARALMFDPDLLIADEAVSALDVSIQAQILELLNQIQSETQVAMFFITHDLRVASQVCDDIVVMQNGIIVEVGPPSQIFHAPQNAYTQQLVAAIPGENRTERTA, encoded by the coding sequence ATGCGGGTGAACCCACAAGGCGACAGCGGTGACGCGGTGCTGTCGGTGCGCAATCTGACGGTCGACCTTCCGCGCGGGATGGAGCGCAGGCATGCGGTCAAGGATGTGTCCTTTGATCTGCCGCGCGGCCAGATTCTGTGCGTCATCGGCGAATCCGGCTCTGGAAAATCGGTCACTGCCAACGCCGTGATGGGTCTGCTGCCCAGCGTCATCGACGTGTCGTCGGGCCAGATCATGTTCGAGGGCAGGGACCTGCTGAAAGAGGACGCGGCAGGCCTGCGCGAGTTGCGCGGGCGGGTCGTCTCGATGATCTTTCAGGATCCCTTGTCGGCGCTGAACCCCTTGATGACGGTCGGCGATCAGGTGATCGAGGTGATGGCCGTGCATGACGAGGGCACACCGCAATCGCAGGCGGCGCGCGCATTGGAGCTGCTTGAAGAGGTCGGACTGCCCGAACCCAAGCTGATGATGGACCAGTATCCATTCCGCCTGTCGGGTGGGCAGCGTCAGCGGGTGATGATCGCGATGGCGCTGGCGCTGGAGCCGACGATTTTGATCGCGGATGAGCCGACGACCGCGCTGGATGTCACGACACAGGCGCAGATCCTTGAGCTGATCCGCGATATTCAGCGCCGCAAGGGAATGAGCGTGATGTTCATCACCCATGATTTTGGCGTCGTGGCCGAAATCGCGGATCGTGTTATCGTGATGGAAAAGGGTCTTATCGTCGAACAGGCCAGCGCCGATGAGTTGTTCGGGGCGCCGCAGCACTCCTATACTAAACGCCTGATTGCAGCGGTTCCCGGCCTGAGGAATTCCGACCGCGGTGCTGGGACCGCGCAGGTCGACGACGATACCGTTCTGACGGTCGAGGGGTTGAACAAGACCTATCGTAGCGGCGGCGGCTGGTTCAGCAAGGAACGCGTCGTGGTCGCGGTGCAGGATGCGAATTTCGTGCTGCGCAAGGGCCGGACCCTTGGTGTGGTGGGTGAAAGCGGATCGGGCAAGACGTCGCTGGGGCGGCTCCTTATCAAGCTGATGGAAAGCGACAGCGGCAAGATGATCTATCGCGGCACGGACATTGCCCCGATGAAGGAAAGCGAATTCCGCCCGATGCGCCCGAAGATCCAGATGATCTTTCAGGATCCTTTCGCGTCGCTCAACCCGCGCTCAACCATTGGTCATATCATCACGGTCGGCCCGATTGCCCAAGGCATGGGCCGTGCCGAGGCGCGCAAGAAAGCCATGCAGATCCTTGAGCGTGTGGGCCTTGATGCCGGTGCATACGGGCGCTATCCCCACGAATTTTCCGGCGGCCAGCGCCAACGGGTGGGCATCGCGCGCGCCCTGATGTTCGATCCCGACCTGCTGATCGCGGACGAGGCGGTATCGGCGCTGGACGTATCCATTCAGGCGCAGATCCTTGAGTTGCTGAACCAGATCCAGAGCGAAACGCAGGTGGCGATGTTCTTTATCACCCATGATCTGCGCGTCGCCAGTCAGGTCTGCGACGATATCGTGGTGATGCAGAACGGCATTATCGTCGAGGTCGGCCCGCCATCGCAGATTTTTCACGCACCGCAGAATGCCTATACGCAGCAATTGGTCGCAGCGATCCCCGGTGAAAACCGGACCGAGCGTACCGCGTAA